The Mycolicibacterium hassiacum DSM 44199 genome includes a window with the following:
- a CDS encoding helix-turn-helix transcriptional regulator, which yields MAGRREQVLATLRDAGTPLSINEIAERLAVHPNTARFHLEELVRRGRVETVRPVRTKPGRPPQLFRAARGMDPEGPRDYQMLAGVLADALARHPDAARQAQTAGRAWAKNHTQTVFGAGPDLTTTRTQAVDRLTALLDEMGFAPEQRCRDGAEVLELRNCPFLELAVTRRDVICPVHLGLMQGAMESWRAPVTVKSLQPFAEPGVCVAQLAPRTAGPRSSGPRNSASGKEAG from the coding sequence ATGGCCGGGCGGCGCGAACAGGTACTCGCAACGCTGCGGGACGCCGGAACACCGTTGAGCATCAACGAGATCGCCGAGCGGCTGGCGGTGCACCCGAACACCGCGCGGTTCCATCTCGAGGAGCTGGTCCGGCGCGGGCGAGTGGAGACGGTCCGGCCGGTGCGCACCAAACCCGGGCGGCCGCCCCAGTTGTTCCGCGCGGCGCGCGGAATGGACCCCGAGGGGCCGCGGGACTACCAGATGCTCGCCGGGGTGCTCGCCGATGCGCTGGCCCGCCACCCCGACGCCGCGCGGCAGGCGCAGACCGCGGGCCGGGCCTGGGCGAAGAACCACACCCAGACCGTGTTCGGTGCCGGCCCCGACCTGACGACCACCCGCACCCAGGCCGTCGACCGCCTCACCGCGCTGCTCGACGAGATGGGGTTCGCACCCGAGCAGCGGTGCCGCGACGGCGCCGAGGTCCTCGAACTGCGCAACTGTCCGTTCCTCGAACTCGCCGTGACACGCCGGGACGTGATCTGCCCGGTGCACCTGGGCCTCATGCAGGGCGCCATGGAGTCCTGGCGCGCACCGGTCACCGTGAAGTCGTTGCAGCCGTTCGCCGAACCCGGTGTCTGTGTCGCACAACTCGCGCCCAGAACCGCCGGGCCCAGAAGTTCCGGGCCCAGAAATTCCGCGTCCGGAAAGGAGGCAGGATGA
- a CDS encoding ferredoxin, translating into MRVVVDRDRCEGNAICVKYAPDVFALDDDDEYSVVLTDPVPPELEEDARRAVDECPRAAIKRID; encoded by the coding sequence ATGCGCGTCGTGGTGGACCGTGATCGCTGTGAGGGCAACGCCATCTGCGTGAAGTACGCCCCGGACGTGTTCGCCCTCGACGACGACGACGAGTACTCGGTGGTGCTCACCGACCCGGTTCCGCCCGAACTCGAAGAGGACGCCCGGCGGGCGGTCGACGAGTGCCCGCGCGCCGCGATCAAGCGAATCGACTGA
- a CDS encoding alpha/beta hydrolase has translation MTTGRTSPEPHHAPPPIRDGEFHPDLRRIARIVPRRLVSPRTLPVVRPVTRRLWRRPPGGVEEVTLPSGIAVRLYRPAGQRAPGPAVLWIHGGGYVIGHPGMDHRVCVGLTRRLGATVAAVDYRLAPEHPYPAPLEDCYAALRWLAGLPAVDPSRVAIAGASAGGGLAAALALLARDRGELTPAAQVLVYPMLDDRSAHRADLDHPRHRLWDRGSNRFGWSAYLGDADPQQAVPARRDDLAGLPPAWVGVGTFDLFYEEDLAYAERLRAAGVPCELEVVPGAFHGFDAIAPRARVSREFFDSQCAMLQRALGA, from the coding sequence ATGACCACAGGGCGCACGTCGCCGGAACCGCACCACGCCCCGCCCCCGATCCGTGACGGGGAGTTCCACCCGGATCTGCGCCGGATCGCCCGGATCGTGCCCCGCAGACTGGTCTCCCCGCGGACCCTGCCGGTCGTCCGGCCGGTCACCCGGCGGCTGTGGCGGCGGCCGCCCGGCGGTGTCGAGGAGGTGACGCTGCCGTCGGGCATCGCGGTCCGGCTGTACCGGCCGGCCGGACAGCGCGCCCCGGGCCCGGCGGTGCTGTGGATTCACGGCGGCGGCTACGTCATCGGCCATCCGGGCATGGACCACCGGGTGTGCGTGGGTCTGACCCGCCGACTGGGCGCCACGGTGGCGGCGGTGGACTACCGGCTGGCGCCCGAACACCCGTATCCGGCCCCGCTGGAGGACTGCTACGCGGCGCTGCGCTGGCTGGCCGGCCTGCCGGCGGTGGACCCGTCGCGGGTGGCGATCGCCGGGGCGAGCGCCGGCGGCGGGCTGGCCGCGGCGCTGGCACTGCTGGCCCGCGACCGCGGGGAGCTCACCCCGGCCGCGCAGGTGCTGGTGTACCCGATGCTCGACGACCGGTCCGCACACCGCGCCGACCTCGACCATCCCCGCCACCGGCTGTGGGACCGCGGCAGCAACCGGTTCGGCTGGTCGGCCTATCTCGGTGACGCCGACCCGCAGCAGGCGGTGCCGGCGCGGCGCGACGACCTGGCCGGGCTGCCGCCGGCCTGGGTCGGGGTGGGCACCTTCGACCTGTTCTACGAGGAGGACCTCGCCTACGCCGAGCGGTTGCGGGCCGCGGGGGTGCCGTGCGAGCTCGAGGTGGTGCCGGGCGCCTTCCACGGGTTCGACGCGATCGCGCCGCGCGCCCGGGTCAGCAGGGAGTTCTTCGACAGCCAGTGCGCGATGCTGCAGCGCGCCCTGGGGGCCTGA
- a CDS encoding amidohydrolase family protein — MLIRRATLLDGTRADIRVGDRIAAVAGQLDPLRGEEVYDAAGATVIPGLHDHHVHLYSAAAALISVRVGPDEVRGRDELARTLAAAEVGPDGWIRAIGYHEAVAGPLDRVVLDELSPPVPVRVQHRSGVLWTLNSAGLARLGLADHPDGRLRSDDPGWTVPPADVDLTAVGRMLSRYGVTGVTDATPDQDVALLRRAAERGELPQRVRWLAPGKRILHDTALDLDALTAWIADRHAERIPVALHCVTAAQLVVALAALQAAGRRPGDRIEHAAVVPDDTVGQLADSGVTVVTQPNFVAERGEQYLADVPAAEHHELWRLGTLMRAGVPVALSTDAPFGDADPWRAMRAAVHRTTAGGTVLGPGERITGAQALRGFLGTAEDPIAVRELRPGAPGDLCLLTGTPEDVVRDLDARRVAATVIAGTVVYQRD; from the coding sequence ATGCTGATCCGGCGGGCGACCCTACTGGACGGCACCCGCGCCGACATCAGGGTGGGCGACCGGATCGCCGCGGTGGCCGGCCAGCTGGATCCGCTTCGCGGCGAGGAGGTCTACGACGCCGCCGGCGCCACCGTGATCCCGGGTCTGCACGACCACCATGTGCATCTGTATTCCGCTGCGGCGGCGCTGATCTCGGTGCGGGTCGGGCCGGACGAGGTGCGCGGGCGCGACGAACTGGCCCGGACGCTGGCGGCCGCCGAGGTGGGGCCGGACGGCTGGATCCGCGCGATCGGCTACCACGAGGCGGTCGCGGGACCGCTGGATCGCGTTGTGCTCGACGAACTCTCGCCCCCGGTGCCGGTTCGGGTGCAGCACCGCAGCGGGGTGCTGTGGACGCTGAACTCCGCGGGGCTGGCCCGGCTGGGGTTGGCCGACCATCCGGACGGGCGGCTGCGCAGCGACGACCCCGGTTGGACGGTGCCGCCCGCCGACGTCGACCTCACCGCGGTCGGGCGGATGCTGAGCCGCTACGGCGTCACCGGCGTCACCGACGCCACCCCCGACCAGGACGTCGCGCTGCTGCGTCGCGCCGCCGAGCGCGGCGAGCTGCCCCAGCGGGTGCGGTGGCTCGCGCCCGGCAAGCGCATCCTGCACGACACCGCCCTGGACCTCGACGCGCTCACCGCGTGGATCGCCGACCGGCACGCCGAGCGCATCCCGGTCGCGCTGCACTGCGTGACCGCCGCCCAGCTCGTCGTCGCGCTGGCGGCGCTGCAGGCCGCCGGACGCCGGCCCGGCGACCGCATCGAGCACGCCGCGGTGGTGCCCGACGACACGGTCGGGCAGCTCGCCGACTCCGGCGTCACCGTGGTGACCCAGCCGAACTTCGTCGCCGAGCGCGGCGAGCAGTACCTGGCCGACGTGCCCGCCGCCGAACACCACGAACTGTGGCGGCTGGGCACCCTGATGCGCGCCGGGGTGCCGGTCGCGCTGTCCACCGACGCCCCGTTCGGCGACGCCGACCCGTGGCGGGCGATGCGCGCGGCGGTGCACCGCACCACCGCCGGCGGCACCGTGCTCGGCCCCGGCGAGCGCATCACCGGCGCGCAGGCGCTGCGCGGATTCCTCGGCACCGCCGAGGATCCCATCGCGGTGCGCGAGCTGCGGCCCGGTGCGCCGGGTGACCTGTGCCTGCTCACCGGGACACCGGAGGACGTTGTGCGCGATCTCGACGCGCGGCGCGTCGCGGCCACGGTGATCGCCGGGACGGTGGTCTACCAGCGGGACTGA
- a CDS encoding CoA transferase, whose amino-acid sequence MTSLPIPSAVVAAAQRAADTYRELTGVAVDATTLLAGRAGLVGHAPQGRVSAGGATRLLPCRDGWCALTLSRADDIAAIPALLSADDIDDDPWPAVQRWVAGTDCAEVTGRARLLGLPVAGLAETRPAEPRHRPHGVPGRPRDLTGLLVADLSVMWAGPLCGQLLRAAGATVVKVETAARPDGARFGPAAFFDWMNGGKLCYAADFDDPSGLRALLSAADVVIESSRPAALARRGLGPDQVTPRDGRVWLRITGHGTEGERANWVAFGDDAAVSGGLVLDGPAFCGDAIADPLTGLHAAVEVARSLRGGGGELIELSMSGIAARYGELPRDQLTECRAVPRPDVGAPALGADNAVVERLIGSHASC is encoded by the coding sequence GTGACGTCGCTGCCCATCCCGTCCGCCGTGGTCGCGGCGGCGCAGCGGGCCGCCGACACCTACCGCGAGCTCACCGGGGTCGCCGTCGACGCGACCACGCTGCTGGCCGGCCGCGCCGGTCTGGTCGGGCACGCGCCGCAGGGCCGGGTGTCGGCCGGCGGGGCGACCCGGTTGCTGCCCTGCCGCGACGGCTGGTGCGCGCTGACCCTGTCCCGGGCCGACGACATCGCGGCGATCCCCGCGCTGCTTTCGGCCGACGACATCGACGACGACCCGTGGCCGGCGGTGCAACGCTGGGTCGCCGGGACCGACTGCGCCGAGGTCACCGGCCGGGCGCGCCTGCTCGGGCTGCCGGTGGCCGGGCTGGCCGAGACCCGGCCCGCCGAGCCGCGCCACCGCCCGCACGGGGTGCCGGGCCGCCCGCGCGACCTGACCGGGCTGCTGGTCGCCGACCTGTCGGTGATGTGGGCCGGGCCGCTGTGCGGGCAGCTGCTGCGCGCCGCCGGAGCAACCGTGGTGAAGGTGGAGACCGCCGCGCGCCCGGACGGCGCCCGGTTCGGGCCGGCAGCCTTCTTCGACTGGATGAACGGCGGAAAGCTCTGCTACGCAGCCGATTTCGACGACCCGTCGGGGCTGCGCGCACTGTTGTCCGCCGCCGACGTGGTGATCGAGTCGTCCCGCCCGGCGGCGCTGGCCCGCCGTGGGCTCGGGCCGGATCAGGTGACACCGCGCGACGGCCGGGTGTGGCTGCGCATCACCGGGCACGGCACCGAGGGGGAGCGGGCGAACTGGGTGGCCTTCGGCGACGACGCCGCGGTCTCCGGCGGTCTGGTGCTCGACGGTCCGGCGTTCTGCGGTGACGCCATCGCCGACCCGCTGACCGGGCTGCACGCCGCGGTCGAGGTGGCGCGGTCGCTGCGCGGCGGCGGCGGGGAACTGATCGAGCTGTCGATGTCCGGCATCGCCGCGCGCTACGGCGAACTGCCCCGCGATCAGCTCACCGAGTGCCGGGCCGTCCCGCGGCCCGACGTCGGCGCCCCGGCGCTGGGCGCCGACAACGCCGTCGTCGAGCGGTTGATCGGCAGCCACGCGTCATGCTGA
- a CDS encoding hotdog family protein, with protein sequence MYGHIDRFVRPKTTCATVTGPYFDELEVGQVFDTAPAMTLTPGVAAVHQSILGDRLRLALDAELAAAVTGAAAPLAHPALVCDVAIGQTTLVTQRVKANLFYRGLTFHRFPVLGDTLFTRTEVVGLKENSRKPGRAPTGLAALRMTTTDQEGRKVLDFYRCAMLPLSEGAGETGRADDLSAIGADVPAPPDPTAGWDADAYRARVPGAHFDPALAGTVLRSSADVVSNAPELARLTLNIAATHHDYRIGGQRLVYGGHTIGLALAQTTRLLPNLVTVLGWRSCDHTGPVHEGDTLYSDLHIEQAEALPGGRGGVLTLRSVVYAVGEPDRQVLDWRFTALHF encoded by the coding sequence ATGTACGGCCATATTGACAGATTTGTTCGGCCTAAGACAACATGTGCGACCGTGACCGGGCCGTATTTCGACGAACTCGAGGTCGGGCAGGTGTTCGACACCGCGCCCGCGATGACGCTGACACCCGGCGTGGCCGCCGTGCACCAGTCGATCCTGGGCGACCGGCTGCGGCTGGCGCTGGACGCCGAACTCGCGGCGGCGGTGACCGGCGCAGCGGCGCCGCTGGCGCACCCGGCGCTGGTGTGCGACGTGGCGATCGGCCAGACCACGCTGGTCACCCAGCGGGTCAAGGCCAACCTGTTCTACCGGGGCCTGACCTTCCACCGGTTCCCCGTCCTCGGCGACACCCTGTTCACCCGCACCGAGGTGGTGGGGCTCAAGGAGAACTCGCGCAAACCCGGCCGTGCGCCAACGGGTTTGGCCGCGTTGCGGATGACCACCACCGACCAGGAGGGCCGCAAGGTCCTCGACTTCTACCGGTGCGCGATGCTGCCGCTGAGCGAGGGGGCGGGCGAGACCGGCCGCGCCGACGACCTGTCGGCCATCGGTGCCGACGTGCCGGCCCCGCCCGATCCGACCGCGGGCTGGGACGCCGACGCCTACCGCGCCAGGGTGCCCGGCGCGCACTTCGACCCGGCGCTGGCCGGCACCGTGCTGCGCAGCAGCGCCGACGTCGTCAGCAACGCACCCGAACTGGCGCGGCTGACCCTCAACATCGCCGCCACCCACCACGACTACCGGATCGGCGGGCAGCGACTGGTCTACGGCGGGCACACCATCGGGCTGGCGCTGGCCCAGACCACCCGGCTGCTGCCCAACCTGGTGACCGTGCTGGGCTGGCGGTCCTGCGACCACACCGGCCCGGTGCACGAGGGCGACACGCTCTACAGCGACCTGCACATCGAGCAGGCCGAAGCGCTGCCCGGCGGCCGCGGCGGGGTGCTCACCCTGCGGTCGGTGGTCTACGCGGTCGGCGAACCGGACCGGCAGGTGCTGGACTGGCGGTTCACCGCTCTGCATTTCTGA